The genomic interval TCATTTCCTTTATATTTGATACATGCAATTGTAAATGCTTTTTGTGTTACAATTTTAGGATTGGGAATTACTTTACCATTCGAAAGTTTTAAATCTAAAGAGCCTAATTTATCAAAATACCGAATATTAATATCTAATTTTTCTTTACGAAATTGTGAAGGCGTCATACCAGTATTTTTTTTAAATGTTCTAATAAATGATTCATGTGATTGGAAACCATAATCAAAGGCTATATCAATAACTTTCTTTTTCTTCTCATTCACTAAGTCGAAGGCAGCTCGCTTAACCCTTTGTTTCTCAATATACTCCATTGGATTTAAGCCAATCAAGGCTTTGAATATTCGATGGAAATGAAATCGTGATAAGCCCGCTTTGCTTGATAGAAGATCAACAGTAAGCTGTAAATCAATATTTTTTTCAATATACTCAAGTATGCTATTTATTTTTTCGCTATGTATCATAGTACTTGCTCCTATCCACTATTATAAGGTAAACGACTTGGTAATATAAGATATTTCTATTGGTTTTAATTTACTCCTAAACTGCAATTTTTCGTGCATTTAACGGGTAGTGTCAATAAACTTGCGCAAATTCTTTTTGCCTCAATCTGAAGAATTTACTTATGAGACCTGATCCTCCCGATCGTAATCAATCAGCAGG from Sediminispirochaeta bajacaliforniensis DSM 16054 carries:
- a CDS encoding AraC family transcriptional regulator; amino-acid sequence: MIHSEKINSILEYIEKNIDLQLTVDLLSSKAGLSRFHFHRIFKALIGLNPMEYIEKQRVKRAAFDLVNEKKKKVIDIAFDYGFQSHESFIRTFKKNTGMTPSQFRKEKLDINIRYFDKLGSLDLKLSNGKVIPNPKIVTQKAFTIACIKYKGNDIDAVDLLWQEFWKLRNHYNINSCYYFGVCLHDLDMRNKEVFDYYAGYESSLLMTIPKEMNTLEIPAEKYAQFTHKGSPEKIGLTYDQIYYYWLPFTNCIPTMNMDMIRVDKRFDRDENSEIDIFIPIN